One genomic window of Polyangium aurulentum includes the following:
- a CDS encoding lysophospholipid acyltransferase family protein has protein sequence MKRTARRALGASAGLVARAFLATLRLSLVTHPDLASAGDKPWVLAFWHGQQFALHRWKRRRKIAVLVSLSDDGELQAAALRRIGLVVERGSSSRQGASGLKGIVRRMRAGCDAAFAVDGPRGPRGVVRGEGDRAGAILSARIARGVVVPMASACASAWVFDKAWDRFELPRPFSRVAVALGPPLDPHSLDGVTLARHIDEARARALGALRVP, from the coding sequence ATGAAGAGGACGGCGCGACGAGCCCTCGGCGCAAGCGCTGGGCTCGTCGCCCGCGCCTTCCTCGCGACCCTCCGCCTCTCCCTCGTCACCCATCCCGATCTCGCAAGCGCCGGGGACAAACCCTGGGTGCTCGCCTTCTGGCACGGCCAGCAGTTCGCCCTCCATCGCTGGAAACGGCGCCGCAAGATCGCCGTCCTCGTGAGCCTCTCCGACGACGGCGAGCTGCAAGCCGCTGCGCTCCGTCGCATCGGCCTCGTCGTCGAGCGCGGCTCGTCGTCACGTCAGGGCGCGAGCGGGCTCAAGGGCATCGTGCGCAGGATGCGCGCGGGATGCGATGCAGCGTTCGCCGTCGATGGCCCACGCGGTCCGCGCGGCGTGGTGCGCGGCGAGGGCGATCGCGCGGGAGCGATCCTCTCCGCGCGCATCGCACGCGGCGTGGTCGTTCCGATGGCCTCGGCCTGCGCGTCTGCGTGGGTGTTCGACAAGGCGTGGGACCGCTTCGAGCTGCCTCGTCCGTTCTCGCGCGTGGCCGTCGCGCTGGGGCCGCCGCTCGATCCGCACAGCCTCGACGGCGTCACGCTCGCGCGTCACATCGACGAGGCGCGCGCCCGCGCGCTGGGCGCCCTGCGCGTTCCATGA
- a CDS encoding aminotransferase class IV — protein sequence MSRLACIDGAILKPEDAKVSVYDRGFLYGDSVFETIRTYGGRAFALDEHMRRLERSALRVAIPMPLDRHSLAVEVERAIHVAGNAESYARVMLSRGSGPLGLDASLATRPLRVVLIEPLKLLPASMYRDGVSVITQRTERAGDAAHGAKVGNYLASVLALRDAKAQGAHEVLIVDVAGRVVEGTTSNVFIVRGATLVTPPEEAGILPGITRAHLLSIAADAGLSVELSPITPADVLAADEVFLTSSLREVLPVVKVDGQPIGAGAPGPRTRALHLAFRRHVGLGSAPPPWEG from the coding sequence ATGAGCCGACTTGCCTGCATCGATGGAGCCATCCTCAAGCCGGAGGACGCCAAGGTCTCGGTGTACGACCGCGGCTTCCTCTACGGCGACAGCGTCTTCGAGACGATCCGCACCTACGGCGGCCGCGCCTTCGCGCTCGACGAGCACATGCGCCGCCTCGAGCGCTCGGCCTTGCGTGTCGCGATCCCGATGCCGCTCGACCGGCATTCTCTCGCGGTCGAGGTCGAGCGCGCGATCCACGTCGCGGGCAACGCCGAGAGCTACGCGCGCGTGATGCTCTCGCGCGGCTCGGGTCCGCTCGGCCTCGACGCGAGCCTCGCGACGCGCCCTCTGCGCGTGGTCCTGATCGAGCCGCTCAAGCTCTTGCCCGCGTCGATGTACCGCGACGGCGTCTCGGTGATCACGCAGCGCACCGAGCGCGCGGGAGACGCGGCGCACGGGGCCAAGGTGGGCAACTACCTCGCGAGCGTGCTCGCGTTGCGTGATGCGAAGGCGCAAGGAGCGCACGAGGTGCTCATCGTGGACGTGGCGGGGCGCGTGGTGGAAGGGACGACCTCGAACGTGTTCATCGTGCGTGGCGCGACGCTCGTGACGCCGCCCGAAGAGGCGGGGATCCTGCCGGGGATCACGCGCGCGCACCTCCTGTCGATCGCGGCCGACGCGGGCCTTTCGGTGGAGCTTTCGCCGATCACGCCCGCGGACGTGCTCGCGGCGGACGAGGTGTTCCTGACGTCGAGCCTGCGCGAGGTGTTGCCGGTGGTGAAGGTCGACGGACAGCCGATCGGCGCGGGCGCGCCAGGTCCGCGGACGCGCGCGCTGCACCTCGCGTTCCGGCGCCACGTGGGCCTCGGGAGCGCTCCGCCGCCCTGGGAAGGGTGA
- a CDS encoding RidA family protein yields the protein MPKTIVSTDRAPAAIGPYSQAIRVADMVFCSGQVALDPQTGDMVPGGVEAQTRQVLANLGEVLAAAGATWNDVVRTTIYLVDLGDFALVNRIYGEAVGANPPARATVQVAALPKGAAVEIDAIAHLGASK from the coding sequence ATGCCTAAGACCATCGTGTCCACCGATCGCGCACCGGCCGCGATCGGCCCCTATTCGCAAGCGATCCGCGTGGCTGACATGGTCTTCTGCAGCGGCCAGGTCGCCCTCGATCCGCAGACGGGCGACATGGTCCCCGGCGGGGTCGAGGCCCAGACGCGGCAGGTCCTCGCGAACCTCGGCGAGGTGCTCGCGGCCGCAGGAGCGACCTGGAACGACGTCGTGCGCACGACGATCTACCTCGTGGACCTCGGAGATTTTGCGCTCGTCAACCGGATCTACGGGGAAGCCGTGGGAGCCAACCCGCCCGCGCGAGCGACCGTTCAAGTGGCGGCACTGCCGAAGGGCGCAGCCGTCGAGATCGATGCCATTGCCCACCTTGGAGCCTCGAAATGA
- the recR gene encoding recombination mediator RecR, whose protein sequence is MAALRPSASPFRSGNFVTPAGMPERMARVAQLFARLPGIGEKTALRFALFLATADESVARELGAELAVLRDHVRPCERCGNIADVEDASSPARCAICRDARRDRSLLCVVARVQDLLAIERSGVMRGRYFVLGRLLSPLDGVSAEDLPLEALRARVSDPEGPVTEVLLATPPSVDGEATALLVAREVVALGAKVTRIASGVPHGGDLEFADQVTLGRAIEGRKSFG, encoded by the coding sequence GTGGCTGCGCTCCGGCCCTCGGCCTCGCCTTTTCGCTCCGGGAACTTCGTCACGCCCGCCGGCATGCCCGAGCGGATGGCGCGCGTCGCGCAACTGTTCGCGCGGCTGCCCGGGATCGGCGAGAAGACCGCCCTGCGCTTCGCCCTCTTCCTCGCGACCGCGGACGAGAGCGTCGCGCGCGAGCTCGGGGCCGAGCTGGCCGTCTTGCGCGATCACGTGCGCCCCTGCGAGCGCTGCGGAAACATCGCCGACGTCGAGGACGCCTCCTCCCCCGCCCGCTGCGCCATCTGCCGCGACGCGAGGCGCGACCGATCGCTGTTGTGCGTGGTCGCGCGCGTGCAAGACCTCCTGGCGATCGAGCGCAGCGGGGTGATGCGCGGAAGGTACTTCGTGCTCGGAAGATTGCTGTCGCCGCTCGACGGCGTCTCGGCCGAGGACCTGCCGCTCGAGGCGCTGCGGGCACGCGTGTCCGACCCCGAAGGGCCCGTCACGGAGGTGCTCCTGGCGACGCCGCCGTCGGTCGACGGCGAAGCGACGGCGCTGCTCGTCGCGCGCGAGGTGGTGGCGCTCGGCGCCAAGGTCACCCGCATCGCGAGCGGCGTCCCCCACGGCGGCGACCTCGAGTTCGCCGATCAAGTCACGCTCGGGCGCGCCATCGAGGGCCGCAAGAGCTTCGGCTGA
- a CDS encoding YbaB/EbfC family nucleoid-associated protein, with product MQFRGGMNELVRQAARMQRKIDQVKAGLKDHEISATAAGDKVSATVSCEGKLRKVSIDPEFLESEGLELALDAVVAATNSALEQADKHVEAEIAKVTGGLKIPGLQT from the coding sequence ATGCAGTTTCGCGGCGGAATGAACGAGCTCGTCCGCCAAGCCGCGCGGATGCAGCGAAAGATCGACCAGGTCAAGGCCGGCCTGAAGGACCACGAGATCTCGGCCACGGCGGCCGGCGACAAGGTCTCGGCGACCGTCTCTTGCGAAGGAAAGCTTCGCAAGGTGTCCATCGACCCCGAGTTCCTCGAGTCAGAGGGCCTCGAGCTGGCGCTGGACGCGGTGGTTGCCGCGACGAACTCCGCGCTCGAACAGGCGGACAAACACGTCGAGGCGGAGATCGCGAAGGTCACGGGGGGCCTGAAGATTCCGGGCCTGCAGACGTAG
- the dnaX gene encoding DNA polymerase III subunit gamma/tau has translation MSYVVLARKWRPQSFEDLVGQGHVSATLANAIARNRVAHAFLFTGVRGVGKTTSARILAKALNCANGPTATPCQKCAPCLEITTGSDVDVQEIDGASYTGVDDVRKLQESLPYRPSRDRFKIFIVDEVHMLSNNAWNAFLKTLEEPPPHVKFIFATTEVHKIPVTILSRCQRYDFKLLSAQTIAARLRYVLEQENVAFEDGAVAVIAREAAGSMRDAMSLLDQVLAWVGVDGDKLTGEGVARVLGVADRSVLHGLAAALVAGDASGCLRIIGELAQQGYDLPHVARDFLAHLRDLVVAKVCDDVTGLLDLADSEVADVKALAAKTDGDDLARLHQGFSRSFDDIVRSGQPRASLEMALVRLARRPALIPVDELLRRLGDLERRLVGTGGGSSSAPAAGSGPDRGGMRGPQAVPPMRRNAGEHESGGPPARRASPAESSADPPPARAAADVAPPAPAPARPQFSPPPMPVARGAAEVATFAPPSTFPTAPPVRPPAPPAPPPRTYTNGASNGTHANGTHANGAYTNGAPARPAVSVDLTAWRSVLELVRAKRPPLASVLEHAALIRIDSDGVVLGFEPNSFLGKQAQEPAAIDALRAALATHFGGRPEVTFEGVRDRGAAPTLAQLDSADRKVRLENARRAIVEHPLVTAAIELLGAELRDVRLSAEDAELAHSR, from the coding sequence ATGAGTTACGTCGTCCTCGCGCGCAAGTGGCGTCCTCAGTCGTTCGAGGATCTCGTCGGCCAGGGGCACGTCTCGGCCACCCTCGCGAACGCGATCGCCCGTAACCGCGTCGCGCACGCGTTCCTCTTCACCGGCGTCCGCGGCGTCGGCAAGACGACGAGCGCGCGCATCCTCGCCAAGGCGCTGAACTGCGCGAACGGCCCCACGGCCACGCCCTGCCAGAAGTGCGCCCCGTGCCTCGAGATCACGACGGGCAGCGACGTCGACGTGCAGGAGATCGACGGCGCGAGCTACACGGGCGTCGACGACGTCCGCAAGCTCCAGGAGAGCCTGCCTTACCGGCCTTCGCGCGATCGCTTCAAGATCTTCATCGTGGACGAGGTCCACATGCTGTCGAACAACGCGTGGAACGCGTTCCTGAAGACCTTGGAGGAGCCGCCGCCGCACGTGAAGTTCATCTTCGCGACGACGGAGGTGCACAAGATCCCCGTCACCATCCTCAGCCGCTGCCAGCGCTACGACTTCAAGCTCCTCAGCGCGCAGACCATCGCGGCGCGGCTGCGCTACGTGCTCGAGCAGGAGAACGTCGCGTTCGAGGACGGCGCCGTCGCGGTCATCGCGCGCGAGGCGGCGGGCAGCATGCGCGACGCGATGAGCCTCCTCGATCAGGTGCTCGCGTGGGTCGGCGTCGACGGCGACAAGCTCACGGGCGAGGGCGTCGCGCGCGTGCTCGGCGTGGCCGATCGCTCGGTCTTGCACGGCCTCGCCGCGGCGCTCGTGGCGGGAGACGCGTCCGGGTGCCTGCGCATCATCGGCGAGCTCGCGCAGCAGGGCTACGACCTGCCCCACGTCGCGCGCGACTTCCTCGCGCACCTGCGCGACCTCGTCGTCGCCAAGGTCTGCGACGACGTGACGGGCCTGCTCGACCTCGCCGACAGCGAGGTCGCCGATGTCAAGGCGCTCGCCGCCAAGACCGACGGCGACGATCTCGCCCGCTTGCACCAGGGCTTCTCCCGCTCCTTCGACGACATCGTGCGCAGCGGTCAACCTCGCGCCTCGCTCGAGATGGCGCTCGTGCGGCTCGCGCGAAGGCCCGCGTTGATCCCCGTCGACGAGCTTCTGCGTCGCCTCGGCGATCTCGAGCGCAGGCTCGTCGGCACGGGCGGCGGTTCGTCCTCGGCGCCGGCCGCAGGGTCGGGCCCCGATCGCGGCGGCATGCGCGGCCCTCAAGCCGTGCCGCCCATGCGTCGCAACGCGGGCGAGCACGAGAGCGGTGGTCCTCCCGCGCGCCGCGCTTCTCCTGCCGAGTCCTCGGCGGACCCACCACCTGCACGCGCAGCCGCCGACGTCGCTCCACCAGCGCCAGCGCCTGCGCGACCGCAGTTCTCTCCGCCCCCGATGCCCGTCGCGCGAGGCGCTGCGGAGGTCGCGACGTTCGCGCCGCCCTCGACGTTCCCGACCGCGCCGCCCGTGCGCCCGCCCGCGCCGCCCGCGCCACCCCCGCGCACGTACACGAACGGCGCGTCGAACGGCACGCACGCGAACGGCACGCACGCGAACGGCGCCTACACGAACGGTGCACCCGCGCGTCCGGCCGTGTCGGTTGATCTCACGGCATGGCGCAGCGTCCTCGAGCTCGTGCGTGCCAAGCGCCCGCCGCTCGCGTCGGTGCTCGAGCACGCGGCGCTGATCCGGATCGACTCCGACGGCGTCGTCCTCGGCTTCGAGCCGAACTCGTTCCTCGGCAAGCAGGCGCAGGAGCCGGCCGCCATCGACGCTCTGCGCGCCGCCCTCGCCACCCACTTCGGCGGCCGCCCCGAGGTCACCTTCGAAGGCGTGCGCGACCGAGGCGCCGCACCGACGCTCGCCCAGCTCGACAGCGCCGATCGCAAGGTCCGGCTCGAGAACGCTCGCCGCGCGATCGTCGAGCACCCGCTCGTCACGGCCGCGATCGAGCTGCTCGGCGCCGAGCTGCGCGACGTCCGCCTCTCTGCCGAAGACGCCGAGCTCGCGCACTCGCGCTAG
- a CDS encoding sialidase family protein — protein MRTLRLLPAALAASVLFAPQSASANGRFPLADQLVVDPSDPSHLVLRTTYGIVQSTNGGSSWSWTCESAVGYGGTQDPAIGVLADGTILAGIFEGLAVSHDRGCSWAFAAAPLESEYTIDVSVHRDDPSQAVAITSTGKGDNGFHVILAETKDNGATWSQAGNAILSDLIALTVDVTPSMPERVYASGLVGKALAPALERTDNRGMSWTRTYLDAAYAKGVPFIAGIDPTNPDRVYLRLSGTTADNTMPLDRLLVSDDGAATFKEVYAGEGDLLGFALSPDGKRVVIGGPKDGIRIADAVDLVFEKVSSVYTRCLTWTAAGLYACGNEFQDGFTVGLSNDEGKTFKPIYHLKDICPLECPAGAKSPEACEQSWPGIAATLGIEPPACGIVGPTTSSASSGGASASSGGGGDEGGCGCRLGSSPREEAVIASIACGLGLGLARRARRRRASR, from the coding sequence ATGCGTACGCTTCGCCTCCTCCCCGCTGCACTCGCGGCGTCCGTCCTCTTCGCCCCGCAATCAGCCTCGGCCAACGGTCGCTTCCCGCTCGCCGATCAGCTCGTCGTCGATCCCTCCGACCCCTCGCACCTCGTGCTGCGCACGACGTACGGGATCGTCCAGAGCACGAATGGGGGCTCGAGCTGGTCGTGGACGTGCGAGTCCGCGGTCGGCTACGGCGGCACGCAGGACCCGGCGATCGGCGTGCTCGCCGATGGCACCATCCTCGCCGGCATCTTCGAGGGCCTCGCCGTGAGCCACGACCGCGGCTGCTCCTGGGCCTTCGCGGCCGCGCCGCTCGAGTCCGAGTACACGATCGACGTCTCGGTCCACCGCGACGATCCCTCGCAAGCCGTCGCGATCACCTCGACGGGCAAGGGCGACAACGGCTTCCACGTCATCCTCGCAGAGACGAAGGACAACGGCGCCACGTGGTCGCAGGCGGGCAACGCGATCTTGAGCGATCTCATCGCGCTCACCGTCGACGTCACGCCCTCGATGCCCGAGCGCGTCTACGCGAGCGGCCTCGTCGGCAAGGCGCTCGCACCCGCGCTCGAGCGCACCGACAACCGCGGCATGAGCTGGACGCGCACCTATCTCGACGCCGCCTACGCGAAGGGCGTCCCGTTCATCGCGGGGATCGATCCGACCAACCCCGACCGCGTCTACCTGCGCCTGAGCGGCACCACCGCAGACAACACCATGCCGCTCGATCGCCTCCTCGTGAGCGACGATGGAGCCGCGACGTTCAAGGAAGTGTACGCGGGCGAAGGCGACCTGCTCGGCTTCGCGCTCTCGCCCGACGGCAAGCGCGTCGTGATCGGCGGACCGAAGGACGGCATCCGGATCGCCGACGCTGTCGATCTCGTCTTCGAGAAGGTGAGCTCCGTGTACACGCGCTGCCTCACGTGGACCGCGGCGGGCCTGTACGCGTGCGGCAACGAGTTCCAGGACGGGTTCACGGTCGGCCTGTCGAACGACGAGGGCAAGACGTTCAAGCCGATCTACCACCTCAAGGACATCTGCCCGCTCGAGTGCCCTGCCGGCGCGAAGTCCCCCGAGGCGTGCGAGCAGAGCTGGCCCGGCATCGCAGCGACGCTCGGCATCGAGCCCCCGGCGTGCGGCATCGTGGGTCCGACGACCAGCAGCGCGTCGAGCGGCGGCGCGAGCGCGTCTTCCGGCGGCGGCGGCGACGAAGGCGGCTGCGGCTGTCGTCTCGGCTCGTCCCCGCGCGAGGAGGCCGTCATCGCGTCGATCGCCTGCGGGCTCGGGCTCGGGCTCGCGAGGCGCGCGAGGCGCCGGCGCGCGTCGCGCTGA
- a CDS encoding peroxiredoxin: protein MIKVGETAPDFTAKTTTGATVRLADLRGKRVVLYFFPKAFTSGUTVEATRFRDAYKEIKAMGGEVLGVSTDKHETQCDFAASLNLEFPMIGDSEKQIGKKYGVLWPVIRLDRRVTFVIDEDGIVRGVFNHELLPLKHVDDTLALLRELSQKKPGSS, encoded by the coding sequence GTGATCAAAGTCGGCGAGACTGCCCCCGATTTCACGGCCAAGACGACGACGGGCGCCACGGTGCGGCTCGCGGATCTGCGCGGCAAGCGCGTGGTGCTCTACTTCTTCCCCAAGGCCTTCACCTCTGGGTGAACGGTCGAGGCGACGCGGTTTCGCGACGCATACAAAGAGATCAAGGCCATGGGCGGCGAGGTGCTCGGCGTCTCGACGGACAAGCACGAGACGCAGTGCGATTTCGCCGCCTCGCTGAACCTCGAATTTCCGATGATCGGGGACAGCGAAAAGCAGATCGGCAAGAAGTACGGCGTGCTCTGGCCCGTCATCCGGCTCGACCGGCGCGTGACGTTCGTCATCGACGAGGACGGCATCGTGCGCGGCGTCTTCAACCACGAGCTGCTGCCGCTGAAGCACGTGGACGATACGCTGGCTCTGCTGCGAGAGCTGTCGCAGAAGAAGCCTGGTTCGTCCTAG
- the bioA gene encoding adenosylmethionine--8-amino-7-oxononanoate transaminase: MADALALRADLVRADKEFLWHPYTPMGRYVAEVDPLVIERAEGARLFDVDGRSYLDANSSWWVATLGHNHPRLVAALARQAARLCHVSLAGVTHEPAARLAEELVSIAPRGLTKVFYSDDGSTAVEVALKLALQFWHNERRPERRRFVALDGAFHGETIGAASLGGVEVFRKPFAGVLLECIFVPPPGPSEASEAEGYARAFEALERLLREGSETIAAVVLEPLVQGATGMRMYDAAYLRHARSLCDRYDVLLVIDEVFTGYGRTGAMWACASAGVSPDIMCVAKGFTGGMLPMAATLASGRVYDAFLGPPEKAFYYGHSFCGNPLGAAIAREVLAIFREENILERAVPKVDKIARAFREMNAIAGVVRSRSLGMIGALDLSPGAGYLGELGWRVFAEARKRGAYLRPLGDVVYVAPPLTIADGELDLLLGIVEESVRAALGA; the protein is encoded by the coding sequence ATGGCGGACGCGCTCGCGCTACGCGCCGATCTGGTGCGCGCGGACAAGGAGTTCTTGTGGCACCCGTACACGCCGATGGGGCGGTACGTGGCGGAGGTGGACCCGCTCGTGATCGAGCGGGCCGAGGGCGCGCGCCTGTTCGACGTCGATGGGCGGAGCTACCTCGACGCGAACTCGAGCTGGTGGGTGGCGACGCTCGGGCACAACCACCCGCGGCTCGTGGCGGCGCTCGCGCGGCAGGCGGCGCGGCTGTGTCACGTGTCGCTCGCGGGGGTGACGCACGAGCCTGCGGCGCGGCTCGCCGAGGAGCTCGTATCGATCGCTCCGCGAGGGCTCACGAAGGTCTTCTACAGCGACGACGGCTCCACGGCGGTGGAGGTGGCGCTGAAGCTCGCGCTGCAATTCTGGCACAACGAGAGGCGGCCCGAGCGGCGGCGTTTCGTGGCGCTCGATGGCGCATTCCACGGCGAGACGATCGGGGCGGCGAGCCTCGGCGGCGTAGAGGTTTTCCGCAAGCCGTTCGCGGGCGTCTTGCTCGAATGCATCTTCGTGCCGCCGCCGGGGCCGAGCGAGGCGTCGGAGGCGGAGGGCTATGCGCGCGCATTCGAGGCGCTCGAGCGGCTCTTGCGCGAGGGCAGCGAGACGATCGCGGCCGTGGTGCTCGAGCCTCTGGTGCAGGGCGCGACAGGGATGCGGATGTACGACGCGGCGTATCTGCGTCACGCGCGGTCGCTTTGCGATCGGTACGACGTGCTGCTCGTCATCGACGAGGTCTTCACGGGTTACGGGCGCACGGGCGCGATGTGGGCGTGCGCGTCGGCGGGCGTGTCGCCGGACATCATGTGCGTCGCCAAGGGTTTCACGGGCGGGATGCTGCCCATGGCGGCGACGCTCGCGAGCGGGCGCGTCTACGACGCATTCCTCGGTCCGCCCGAAAAAGCTTTCTATTACGGCCACTCGTTCTGCGGCAATCCGCTCGGCGCGGCCATCGCGCGTGAGGTCTTGGCGATTTTCCGCGAGGAGAACATCCTCGAACGCGCGGTTCCGAAGGTGGATAAAATCGCCCGGGCATTCCGTGAAATGAACGCCATTGCAGGCGTCGTGCGCAGCCGCTCGCTCGGGATGATCGGCGCGCTCGATCTATCGCCAGGGGCGGGTTATCTGGGAGAGCTGGGCTGGCGGGTATTCGCGGAGGCGCGAAAGCGCGGGGCATATCTGCGGCCCCTCGGCGACGTCGTGTACGTGGCGCCGCCGCTCACGATCGCGGACGGAGAGCTGGATTTACTGCTCGGGATCGTCGAGGAGAGCGTGCGGGCGGCGCTGGGGGCCTAG
- a CDS encoding ATP-binding protein gives MYSHSIAGFLSAWVLAYVAIAAFCLPSRRRRDGDFFIFGLLGLALAVHTGGAAALHVTRVPEAMRTALAVTDAGRILAAAFMVRVVVQLVHLRVPRRAFTWMYGVAALLEAANVADLLWGGGDPTAAPIDVLGFRVLEVAMPVRPLSVAISLGSLLCGLFAATALVRAVLRARPELLPPVWGSAALLVSLLYDAFHGLRGQGAPLVSPYGYAAFVMGVVMSLLSRYASLQRKLEDHAAELKQRSAELARSYEDLRATQAELVRKEQLAAVGELSAVIAHEVRNPLAIITTAVATLRREGLVEDDRQTLLGILDEEASRLNRLVGDLLRYARPVRCERQLVAPREIVERALALAQARTDVSVTLTEREPLEKIHADPQLLRQVLENIVNNALQAMPSGGTLTVTLVPQTVDGSSGVEIQVVDTGEGMDTTVRDRAFDPFFTTRASGTGLGLAIVARIVDAHGGRLKIYSNVGAGTAVHVFLPQHGEPVASRRSVPPPESRTSSLPPMPAELRRAMVGRKE, from the coding sequence ATGTACTCCCACTCGATCGCTGGCTTCCTGAGCGCCTGGGTGCTCGCGTATGTCGCGATCGCCGCGTTCTGTCTGCCCTCGCGGCGGCGGCGCGACGGCGACTTCTTCATCTTCGGGCTGCTCGGCCTGGCGCTGGCGGTCCACACGGGAGGCGCGGCGGCGCTGCACGTGACGCGCGTGCCCGAGGCGATGCGCACCGCACTCGCCGTGACCGACGCCGGCCGGATCCTGGCCGCGGCGTTCATGGTGCGCGTGGTCGTGCAGCTCGTTCACCTGCGCGTGCCGAGGCGCGCGTTCACGTGGATGTACGGGGTCGCTGCGCTGCTCGAGGCCGCGAACGTGGCCGATCTGCTCTGGGGCGGCGGGGACCCGACCGCGGCGCCGATCGACGTGCTCGGCTTCCGCGTGCTCGAAGTGGCGATGCCGGTGCGGCCGCTGTCGGTCGCAATCTCGCTCGGCAGCCTGCTCTGCGGGCTGTTCGCGGCGACGGCGCTCGTGCGGGCCGTCTTGCGCGCGCGGCCCGAGCTGCTCCCGCCCGTGTGGGGCTCGGCGGCGCTGCTCGTGAGCCTGCTCTACGACGCGTTCCACGGGCTGCGCGGCCAGGGCGCGCCGCTCGTGAGCCCCTACGGCTACGCGGCGTTCGTGATGGGCGTCGTGATGTCGCTCCTGTCGCGCTACGCGTCGCTGCAGCGCAAGCTCGAGGACCACGCCGCCGAGCTTAAGCAGCGCTCGGCCGAGCTCGCGCGATCGTACGAGGACCTGCGCGCGACGCAGGCGGAGCTGGTGCGCAAGGAGCAGCTCGCGGCGGTCGGTGAGCTGTCGGCCGTCATCGCGCACGAGGTCCGCAACCCGCTCGCCATCATCACGACGGCCGTCGCGACGCTGCGGCGTGAAGGGCTCGTGGAGGACGATCGGCAGACGCTGCTCGGGATCCTCGACGAGGAGGCCTCGCGCTTGAACCGGCTCGTGGGCGACCTCTTGCGCTACGCGCGGCCGGTGAGGTGCGAGCGGCAGCTCGTCGCGCCGCGTGAGATCGTCGAGCGCGCACTGGCGCTTGCGCAGGCGCGGACGGACGTATCGGTGACCCTGACCGAGCGCGAGCCGCTCGAGAAGATCCACGCCGATCCGCAGCTCTTGCGGCAGGTGCTCGAGAACATCGTGAACAACGCGCTGCAGGCGATGCCGAGCGGCGGGACGCTCACGGTGACGCTCGTGCCGCAGACCGTCGATGGATCGTCGGGCGTCGAGATCCAGGTCGTGGACACGGGCGAGGGGATGGACACGACGGTGCGCGATCGAGCGTTCGATCCGTTCTTCACGACGCGCGCGAGCGGCACGGGGCTCGGCCTCGCGATCGTGGCGCGCATCGTGGACGCGCACGGCGGGCGGCTGAAGATCTACAGCAACGTGGGCGCGGGGACGGCCGTGCACGTGTTCTTGCCGCAGCACGGAGAGCCGGTGGCGAGCCGGCGCTCGGTGCCGCCGCCGGAGAGCCGGACCAGCTCGCTGCCGCCGATGCCCGCGGAGCTGCGCCGTGCGATGGTGGGTCGGAAGGAGTGA